A stretch of DNA from Methanofollis sp.:
GTCGGTCTTCTTCATGTTGATGCAGACCGCCCTCTCAGAGAGGGGGTAGAACTCCTTGTCCGGGCACTTCTTCCGCATCTGGTGGATGATGCCCGTCTCCGTGCCGATGACGAAGGAGCGGGCCTCGCTCGCGCAGGCGTGCCTCACCATCCCTGACGTCGACTGCACGAAGTCCGCCAGGTCGATCACCTCGGGCCTGCACTCCGGGTGGACGAGCACCTCGGCCTCGGGGTGGAGGCGGCGGGCGTCCTGCACGTTCTCGGGCGTGAACCTGTCGTGGACATAGCAGAACCCGTCCCAGGGCATCACCTCCTTCGTCGTGAACCTGGCGACGTACCTCGCCAGGTTCCGGTCGGGCACGAAGATCACCCGGTCCTCCTCCAGGGACTCGACCACCTTCACCGCATTCGCCGAGGTGCAGCAGATGTCGCTCTCCGCCTTCACCTCCGCGGAGGTGTTGACATAACAGACGACCGCGGCGTCGGGGAAGCGCTCCCTCAGCACCCGCACCTCCCCGGCGGTGACCATCGCCGCCATCGGGCAGCAGGCGTCGCCCGCCGGGAGCACCACCGTCCTTTCGGGCGAGAGGATCGCGGCGGTCTGGGCCATGAAGTCGACGCCGCAGAAGATGATGACGCCGGCT
This window harbors:
- the nadA gene encoding quinolinate synthase NadA, with protein sequence MVALPEDRETMEERLVEEIVRLKEERDAVIFAHNYQIPAVQDVADLVGDSLELARAATAYEAGVIIFCGVDFMAQTAAILSPERTVVLPAGDACCPMAAMVTAGEVRVLRERFPDAAVVCYVNTSAEVKAESDICCTSANAVKVVESLEEDRVIFVPDRNLARYVARFTTKEVMPWDGFCYVHDRFTPENVQDARRLHPEAEVLVHPECRPEVIDLADFVQSTSGMVRHACASEARSFVIGTETGIIHQMRKKCPDKEFYPLSERAVCINMKKTDLEKVRHSLVTLEPRVTVPADVADRARTAIERMLAVK